The Pyrenophora tritici-repentis strain M4 chromosome 2, whole genome shotgun sequence genome window below encodes:
- a CDS encoding AguA, Alpha-glucuronidase — protein MRLYLVPFFCAIGCVIAENGSQGWLRYAPIPDGPCAQSVPSTLIVLNSTTFSPVYTAGKELQKGILGITGTQLNLSTTPSDSDAAIIVGIEDAYFNEYGNLNENEYMEMDGFFLSMSPEKVIIVGQNERGALYGAFEYLSQLAQNNVTYGSKVYNPQVPIRWTNEWDNMDGSIEHEFAGPSIFFRDGYVIDNTTRIAEYARLLASVGVNGVIINNVNANATLLSDRNVKGLGRVADAMRPYGVQIGISLNFASPNQSLGTFDPLDPKVDAWWANITEQIYSNVPDFAGYLVKANSEGQPGPLTYNRTLADGANMFARALEPHGGVVMFRAFVYDNHINESNWRDDRANAQVQFFQDLDGKFNENVVVQIKFGPIDFQVREPASPLFGSLRYTSTAFEVQISPEYLGQNCHLMYLAPQWKEILEFDMRSDNRSSKVKDIITGKRFKRPLGGYAGVSNVGSDTNWLGSHLAMSNLYAFGRLAWDASVDSETILQDWIRLTFGFDEHVMDTVTDMSMKSWPAYENYSGNLGIQTLTDILYTHFGPNPASQDNNGWGQWTRADAFSIGMDRTVKNGTGNAGLYPPEVAKIYDNIDQTPDNLLLWFHHVPYTQKLKSGKTVIQHFYDAHYEGAATAQEFVKQWEFLRGKIDDERFDHVLYRQIYQAGHSLVWRDAINEFYHNLSGIPDETKRVGNHPYRIEAESMTLNGYKPVALKPFETASGYKAIVTITNNTMGIASTKVAFASGTYDIAVNYFDFIGGKARYRLELGNRTVGSWIGDTEDKLGHTPSIYLDGHSATRITFQGVEVEQGEEVRIMGQADGMEPAPIDYLSFLPPGIVD, from the coding sequence ATGCGGTTGTACCTTGTACCCTTTTTCTGCGCCATTGGTTGCGTCATTGCCGAAAATGGGTCCCAAGGCTGGCTGCGATACGCTCCTATCCCAGACGGGCCATGTGCTCAATCCGTCCCTTCAACACTCATCGTCCTGAACAGCACCACATTCAGTCCTGTGTATACAGCTGGAAAGGAGCTCCAAAAGGGCATCTTGGGCATCACCGGTACCCAGCTCAACCTGAGCACTACACCATCAGACAGTGATGCAGCCATCATTGTTGGCATCGAAGATGCGTACTTCAATGAATATGGCAATCTTAATGAAAACGAATACATGGAAATGGACGGATTTTTCCTTAGCATGAGTCCAGAGAAGGTCATCATTGTAGGGCAGAATGAGCGCGGTGCCCTGTATGGTGCTTTTGAATACCTCTCCCAACTCGCGCAAAACAACGTCACGTACGGTTCCAAGGTCTACAATCCGCAGGTGCCTATCCGATGGACAAATGAGTGGGACAACATGGATGGAAGTATCGAACACGAGTTTGCTGGCCCTTCAATATTCTTCCGCGATGGCTATGTGATCGACAACACTACCCGCATCGCCGAGTACGCGCGTTTGCTTGCTTCCGTCGGTGTCAATGGCGTAATAATCAACAATGTCAACGCAAACGCTACTTTGCTCAGCGACCGAAATGTCAAGGGTCTTGGCAGAGTGGCTGATGCTATGAGGCCGTATGGAGTCCAGATTGGAATTTCGCTCAACTTTGCGTCCCCAAACCAGTCGCTGGGCACTTTCGATCCGTTGGACCCCAAAGTGGATGCATGGTGGGCGAACATTACCGAACAAATATACTCCAACGTCCCAGATTTTGCCGGTTATCTCGTCAAGGCCAACAGTGAGGGCCAGCCTGGACCGTTGACGTACAACCGGACGCTCGCAGATGGTGCCAACATGTTTGCAAGGGCTCTGGAGCCTCACGGCGGTGTGGTCATGTTCCGCGCTTTTGTGTACGACAACCATATCAACGAATCAAACTGGCGCGATGATCGTGCAAACGCGCAAGTCCAGTTCTTCCAGGACCTCGACGGCAAATTCAACGAGAACGTTGTGGTTCAGATCAAGTTTGGCCCAATCGACTTTCAGGTCCGTGAGCCAGCTTCGCCGTTATTTGGGTCTCTCCGTTATACGAGTACGGCTTTCGAGGTTCAAATCAGCCCAGAGTATCTTGGCCAAAATTGCCATTTGATGTACCTCGCACCACAGTGGAAAGAGATTCTTGAGTTTGATATGCGGTCAGACAATCGTTCGTCCAAGGTGAAGGACATCATTACCGGCAAGCGGTTCAAGCGACCTCTGGGCGGGTATGCCGGTGTATCAAATGTTGGATCCGATACGAATTGGTTGGGCAGCCATCTTGCAATGTCCAATCTCTATGCTTTTGGAAGATTAGCCTGGGATGCATCGGTCGACTCTGAGACGATCTTGCAAGATTGGATCCGTCTCACGTTTGGCTTTGATGAGCATGTCATGGATACCGTTACTGATATGTCAATGAAGTCTTGGCCCGCATATGAAAACTATAGCGGTAATCTCGGCATTCAAACCTTGACCGACATCCTCTACACGCATTTCGGACCGAATCCAGCTTCTCAGGACAATAATGGTTGGGGACAGTGGACACGCGCCGATGCTTTCAGCATCGGAATGGACCGCACGGTGAAGAATGGAACTGGCAACGCTGGTCTATACCCACCCGAGGTCGCTAAGATATATGACAACATCGACCAGACTCCCGATAACCTGTTGCTGTGGTTCCATCACGTACCTTATACCCAGAAACTCAAGTCTGGTAAGACTGTCATCCAGCACTTCTACGATGCTCACTACGAGGGAGCTGCTACTGCTCAGGAGTTTGTGAAGCAATGGGAGTTTCTGCGGGGTAAGATCGACGACGAGCGCTTCGACCATGTCTTGTACAGACAGATCTACCAAGCTGGCCATTCGCTCGTTTGGcgcgacgccatcaacgAATTCTACCATAACCTCTCAGGGATCCCAGACGAGACCAAACGTGTTGGTAATCACCCGTATCGTATCGAGGCTGAGAGCATGACGCTAAATGGCTACAAGCCTGTTGCCTTAAAACCCTTCGAAACGGCTTCTGGATACAAAGCGATCGTGACCATAACGAACAATACTATGGGTATTGCATCTACCAAGGTCGCATTCGCCAGTGGAACGTACGACATAGCAGTCAACTATTTTGATTTTATCGGTGGGAAGGCCAGGTACAGACTCGAGCTTGGCAATCGGACAGTAGGTAGTTGGATTGGCGATACGGAGGACAAGCTGGGTCACACACCGTCGATATATCTCGATGGCCATTCCGCGACACGTATCACGTTCCAGGGTGTTGAAGTTGAGCAAGGAGAGGAGGTGCGAATCATGGGTCAGGCGGATGGCATGGAGCCGGCGCCCATTGACTATTTGTCCTTTTTGCCTCCAGGAATCGTCGATTAA
- a CDS encoding PutA, NAD-dependent aldehyde dehydrogenase produces the protein MAEKANETYLMWVEGKEVEGGAEQLAVEDPATGEIFAHCHAASPADVEHAVQTAHKAFKSGVWSKAPRHVRADILDRIAELLVQNLPRLIELEVRQTGRAIREMKAQVPTLTKWFKYYAALIRTEERSVLPTVGKLHNWVDRKPLGVVVQITPFNHPMLIAVKKIAPALAAGNSIVLKPSELTPLTSIELGKLMKEAGLPDGIFNVLPGDGITTGKALVEHPLVKKVDVTGGTPAGRAIGAIAGRNLAHYTAELGGKAPLVVFKQAHIDLAVNGIVFASFIASGQTCVAATRIIVENSILDEVVDKLKAKVQSIEKRMGSPKNVESMMGPLISTKQLKNVETLVNDAKEAGVTVITGGQRMTAISSLDATDFSKGYFYPPTILTSSPTAKITQTRIWKEEAFGPVIVVVGYDTEAEALHLANDSEFGLGAAIWTQDLSQAFRVSEAIESGICWVNTHHRNDPSSPWGGIGSSGVGSENGVDAYNAYTTAKSTIINFASVEEGLVGDDWFREGAGEVRYG, from the exons ATGGCCGAGAAAGCAAACGAGACGTATCTGATGTGGGTGGAGGGAAAAGAGGTGGAAGGGGGAGCGGAGCA ACTCGCCGTTGAAGATCCAGCAACAGGGGAGATTTTCGCACATTGCCACGCAGCCTCGCCCGCCGACGTCGAGCACGCAGTGCAGACGGCGCACAAAGCGTTCAAGTCAGGTGTCTGGTCAAAGGCCCCGCGCCACGTTCGCGCCGACATTCTGGACCGTATCGCCGAACTCCTGGTCCAGAATCTGCCTCGACTCATCGAGCTGGAAGTACGGCAGACGGGGCGCGCGATTCGCGAGATGAAGGCCCAAGTTCCCACCCTGACAAAGTGGTTCAAGTACTATGCCGCCCTCATTCGGACCGAGGAACGCTCCGTCTTGCCAACTGTTGGGAAGCTGCACAACTGGGTTGACAGAAAGCCGCTCGGCGTTGTTGTGCAGATTACTCCATTCAACCATCCTATGCTGATCGCGGTCAAGAAGATTGCTCCTGCCTTAGCGGCTGGTAACTCGATTGTGCTCAAGCCGAGTGAGTTGACGCCGCTAACGAGCATTGAGCTAGGCAAGCTCATGAAAGAGGCGGGTCTGCCAGATGGTATTTTTAACGTACTACCCGGCGACGGTATAACTACGGGTAAAGCTCTAGTCGAGCATCCACTCGTAAAGAAAGTTGATGTTACCGGAGGTACACCAGCTGGACGCGCCATTGGCGCCATTGCAGGACGTAATCTTGCACACTACACCGCTGAGCTCGGCGGCAAAGCGCCGCTCGTCGTATTCAAGCAGGCGCATATTGACCTCGCCGTCAATGGTATCGTATTCGCCAGCTTCATTGCTAGTGGCCAAACATGTGTCGCAGCCACACGCATCATCGTAGAGAACAGCATCCTCGATGAAGTCGTAGACAAGCTGAAAGCCAAAGTGCAAAGCATAGAGAAGCGCATGGGCTCTCCCAAGAATGTAGAATCAATGATGGGCCCACTCATCTCCACAAAGCAACTAAAAAACGTCGAAACACTCGTCAACGACGCAAAAGAAGCTGGCGTAACCGTCATAACCGGCGGCCAGCGAATGACAGCCATATCCTCCCTCGACGCCACCGACTTCTCAAAAGGCTACTTCTACCCGCCCACAATCCTCACCTCCAGCCCCACGGCTAAAATAACACAAACCCGCATCTGGAAAGAAGAAGCCTTCGGTCCCGTCATCGTAGTTGTCGGTTATGACACCGAAGCCGAAGCCCTCCATCTCGCAAACGATAGCGAATTCGGTCTTGGCGCTGCCATCTGGACGCAGGACCTATCGCAGGCGTTCCGGGTGTCAGAGGCAATTGAGAGTGGGATTTGCTGGGTGAATACGCATCATCGGAATGATCCGAGTTCGCCGTGGGGTGGGATTGGCAGTTCGGGTGTGGGCAGTGAGAATGGGGTTGATGCGTATAATGCGTATACGACGGCGAAGAGTACGATTATTAATTTTGCGAGTGTAGAGGAGGGATTGGTGGGGGATGATTGGTTTAGAGAGGGGGCTGGGGAGGTGAGGTATGGGTGA
- a CDS encoding Arp, Ankyrin repeat protein has product MSRPSTVAARCAALGTSIAQVIPDISSFARKVRHARHDLNTINTHLIVIKTALGIAQDDFSATWGELPPSLVDAVSRVLDSCDDTSERLHKAFVKLSCSGQPKDDWRALKDGPLVNLRHDLDASKVVLELALDYITLFGQQDTMDSLVQNYVSGSVTQSDDLLKRTDTDEIYVNQTARDRLSSLLQAVRLLRSCITAISREGVPSGSQRERRTIIPRPDSLEPALGETPRSGRKSPNEKAPSTKEEGIGTWLANIPSFTDAQPLSYSSMERTTVTRLEIPPSRNEMTPSRGTFYTDDGLSPNATLVAPESRLKKSYSWSAEVERVIWEGASPMASHPEFGYFFIRAAYEMSPDILTLLIEFGADITRTNSPSAVYYSAMHAATLGRQLETVRYLASLGHSIDCPDHNGETPLHLAVQTPGASPIAKYLVEAGADIDYEAKNGLTPIHSTLKAMKLEGRERSSLIELLLAHGAEGAAEVKRVMECRRDDKKGRSVLGIT; this is encoded by the exons ATGTCGCGTCCCAGCACGGTCGCTGCCCGATGCGCCGCGCTAGGGACTTCGATTGCTCAG GTCATCCCGGACATCAGCAGTTTTGCGCGAAAAGTCCGCCATGCGCGGCACGATTTGAACACCATCAACACTCACCTAATTGTTATCAAGACAGCTCTTGGTATTGCACAGGACGACTTTTCAGCGACATGGGGCGAGTTGCCCCCGTCTCTTGTTGATGCTGTATCACGAGTGCTCGATTCTTGTGATGACACGAGCGAGCGCTTGCATAAAGCGTTCGTCAAGCTCTCCTGTAGCGGCCAGCCAAAGGATGATTGGAGGGCGCTCAAGGACGGGCCGTTGGTGAACTTACGCCATGACCTCGATGCCTCAAAGGTCGTTCTGGAGTTGGCGCTAGACTACATCACGCT ATTTGGCCAGCAAGACACAATGGACTCTTTGGTGCAGAACTATGTTAGCGGTTCTGTCACGCAAAGTGATGACCTGCTGAAAAGGACTGACACGGATGAAATATATGTCAACCAAACAGCGCGAGATAGGCTATCTTCGCTATTACAGGCAGTGCGTCTACTGCGATCATGCATAACAGCTATATCAAGAGAAGGTGTTCCGTCAGGATCGCAACGAGAAAGGAGGACCATTATCCCGCGGCCAGACTCATTGGAACCTGCACTTGGTGAGACGCCGCGGAGTGGAAGGAAAAGTCCTAATGAAAAGGCGCCGTCAACTAAAGAGGAGGGAATTGGCACATGGCTGGCGAATATTCCCTCGTTTACAGATGCGCAGCCGTTATCCTATTCTTCCATGGAGCGGACAACTGTTACAAGACTGGAGATACCGCCATCGCGGAACGAAATGACGCCGTCACGTGGCACGTTCTACACAGACGACGGTCTATCACCCAATGCAACTCTTGTAGCGCCAGAGTCACGATTGAAGAAGTCTTACAGCTGGT CAGCCGAAGTAGAAAGAGTTATCTGGGAAGGCGCAAGTCCAATGGCATCGCACCCAGAATTTGGCTACTTCTTCATCCGAGCAGCATACGAGATGTCACCGGATATCCTAACTCTCCTCATAGAGTTCGGGGCCGACATTACCCGCACAAACTCCCCTTCTGCAGTGTACTACTCCGCCATGCATGCCGCAACTCTAGGACGGCAACTCGAAACCGTCAGGTATCTTGCGTCGCTAGGTCATTCAATCGACTGCCCGGATCACAACGGAGAGACACCACTTCACCTCGCCGTGCAGACTCCCGGCGCGTCTCCCATCGCAAAGTACCTGGTGGAAGCGGGAGCAGACATCGACTACGAAGCGAAGAATGGGTTAACACCCATACATTCGACACTAAAAGCCATGAAATTGGAGGGCAGAGAGCGGAGTAGCTTGATCGAGCTGCTGCTTGCCCATGGTGCGGAGGGAGCGGCGGAGGTGAAGAGAGTCATGGAGTGCAGACGGGATGATAAGAAGGGACGCAGTGTGCTGGGAATAACATAG
- a CDS encoding Retrotrans-gag domain containing protein: protein MSSPGDTDMTTNDSNQLLQSLLQRLEDMSTRMERLEAPSHELPQTPGHNTDATTDPTPTSETSNTSVPITPKPRHSLPHPPTFGGNKSQWRGWKLEMEGKIEEDAQAIGSLKAQLRYVYMRLDGAAKTNVTTYYEIQVKEESPNPFKLLDRLELLYGERNRKEKAIQNLYSIRQKDDETFISFYPRFEKEMANADAESWPEHTKISYLRNALSGRIKDRLVGTSGAETSTYARFAQKCADLSNDMELFGQWTKTTRRYGSRTAENAPTYEPPAKSNNATLTAVSPEDMMEWEPTQPTTTQVNAVGLRGKTNMNGYPSRRPEDRELIGKRAKWVNQEEIDARRQERRCLRCGRNNCRIATCPLAAALRPTHVSVKTAKSTVVTKAAVEEEDPEDSEAEQ from the coding sequence ATGAGCTCCCCCGGGGATACTGACATGACGACGAACGATTCGAACCAGCTGTTACAGTCGCTACTACAGAGACTTGAAGACATGAGCACTAGGATGGAGAGGCTGGAAGCACCATCGCACGAGCTACCTCAAACGCCTGGTCACAATACAGACGCCACCACTGATCCAACGCCAACCTCCGAGACTTCGAACACATCTGTGCCTATAACCCCAAAGCCGCGGCACAGCTTACCCCACCCGCCTACGTTTGGTGGAAACAAATCacaatggcgaggatggaagctagagatggagggcaagatcgaagaagacgcgcaAGCTATTGGAAGCCTAAAAGCTCAGCTACGCTACGTCTACATGCGTCTTGATGGGGCAGCGAAAACCAACGTTACAACATACTACGAGATACAAGTTAAAGAAGAATCGCCAAACCCTTTCAAGCTGCTTGACCGCCTTGAACTCCTCTACGGCGAACGAAATCGGAAGGAGAAAGCCATTCAGAACCTCTACTCTATACGCCAGAAGGACGACGAGACGTTTATTTCCTTCTATCCACggtttgagaaagagatggcCAACGCTGACGCAGAAAGCTGGCCTGAGCATACGAAGATATCCTACTTACGCAATGCATTAAGTGGTAGGATAAAGGATAGGCTTGTTGGTACATCAGGAGCAGAAACAAGCACATACGCAAGGTTCGCTCAGAAGTGTGCAGATCTTAGCAACGACATGGAGTTGTTCGGCCAATGGACGAAAACAACCCGCCGTTACGGTAGCCGAACTGCTGAAAATGCACCAACCTATGAACCACCAGCAAAATCAAATAATGCCACGCTCACAGCAGTTTCCCCCGAAGACATGATGGAATGGGAACCTACGCAGCCTACAACTACCCAAGTGAACGCTGTCGGCCTCCGCGGCAAGACCAACATGAATGGATATCCATCTAGGCGTCCCGAAGACCGAGAACTTATTGGAAAACGAGCAAAATGGGTCAACCAAGAGGAAATCGATGCTCGACGCCAGGAACGACGCTGCCTCCGATGCGGCCGCAACAATTGCCGAATAGCTACATGCCCGTTAGCAGCCGCTCTACGACCAACTCACGTTAGCGTCAAGACAGCAAAGAGTACTGTGGTCACCAAGGCAGctgtagaggaggaagatcCAGAAGACTCCGAAGCAGAGCAATAG